The proteins below come from a single Comamonas antarctica genomic window:
- the dnaQ gene encoding DNA polymerase III subunit epsilon — translation MSRQIVLDTETTGLSAENGDRIIELGCVELLNRKLTGNNLHMYFNAGRDSHEDALRVHGITTEFLKDKPRFEQQVEQILGYLQGAEIIIHNAPFDVGFLNKELERAGKPPLRSWVDGVIDTLAMAKERYPGKRNSLDSLCDRLGVDNSGRTLHGALLDAELLADVYINLTRGQDALLISDDAQEDDSGLPIVALDLRSIVLPVIRASEQECAEHEAVLAQIDKASGDKTIWRHMAG, via the coding sequence ATGTCGCGCCAGATCGTCCTTGATACCGAAACCACGGGCCTGTCGGCCGAGAACGGCGACCGGATCATCGAACTCGGCTGTGTGGAGCTGCTCAACCGCAAGCTCACCGGCAACAACCTGCACATGTACTTCAACGCCGGGCGCGACAGCCATGAAGACGCGCTGCGGGTGCACGGCATCACCACCGAGTTCCTCAAGGACAAGCCGCGCTTCGAGCAGCAGGTCGAGCAGATCCTCGGCTACCTGCAGGGCGCCGAGATCATCATCCACAACGCGCCGTTCGACGTCGGCTTCCTGAACAAGGAGCTCGAGCGCGCGGGCAAGCCGCCGCTGCGCAGCTGGGTCGATGGTGTCATCGACACCCTGGCGATGGCCAAGGAGCGCTACCCCGGCAAGCGCAATTCGCTCGATTCGCTGTGCGACCGTCTGGGCGTCGACAACTCGGGACGCACGCTGCACGGCGCGCTGCTCGACGCGGAACTGCTGGCCGATGTCTACATCAATCTCACGCGCGGCCAGGACGCGCTGCTGATCAGCGACGACGCGCAAGAGGATGATTCGGGCCTGCCTATCGTCGCGCTGGACCTGCGCAGCATCGTGCTGCCGGTCATCCGGGCGAGCGAGCAGGAGTGCGCGGAGCACGAAGCCGTGCTGGCGCAGATCGACAAGGCCAGCGGCGACAAAACAATTTGGCGCCACATGGCCGGATAG
- the hscA gene encoding Fe-S protein assembly chaperone HscA, which translates to MALLQISEPGQSPDPHQRRIAVGIDLGTTHSLVAAVRNGVAECLPDAQGRVLLPSIVSYAEQGKRLIGDAAVAAQSTDPQNTIVSVKRFMGRGLADVADAQNLPYEFVREAGQGGMVSLQTRAGVKTPVEISAEILATLRFRAEDSFDDDLYGAVITVPAYFDDAQRQATKDAAQLAGIHLLRLINEPTAAAIAYGLDNASEGVYAVYDLGGGTFDISILRLTQGVFEVIATGGDSALGGDDYDAALVQWVLEQRGAQAQTAEDKAALRLAARRCKEALTDAPGAVFRAELASGVLELEVTRAQFDAVTQALTARSLAAVRRALRDADLAKDEVQGVVMVGGSTRMPQVQSAVGDFFGQTPLTNLNPDEVVALGAAIQANQLAGNSASGDLLLLDVIPLSLGVETMGGLVERIVARNETIPTARAQDFTTYVDGQTALAIHVVQGERDLVADCRSLARFELRGIPPMAAGAARIRVTFTVDADGLLSVGAKEQISGVEAHIDVKPSYGLSDDQIARMLQEGFATASEDMQARALVEARVDADRMLIATQSALDADGDVLTAPEREAIDGLMAALREQQQSSDPAVVEAATQALAKGTEAFAAQRMNRGIVQALAGKNVHSIS; encoded by the coding sequence ATGGCGCTTTTGCAGATTTCAGAACCCGGCCAATCCCCCGATCCGCACCAGCGGCGCATTGCGGTGGGCATTGACCTGGGCACGACCCATTCACTGGTGGCCGCGGTGCGCAACGGCGTCGCCGAGTGCCTGCCCGATGCGCAGGGCCGGGTACTGCTGCCGTCGATCGTGAGCTATGCCGAGCAGGGCAAGCGCCTGATCGGCGACGCGGCCGTGGCGGCGCAAAGCACCGATCCGCAGAACACCATTGTCTCGGTCAAGCGTTTCATGGGCCGCGGCCTGGCCGATGTGGCCGACGCGCAGAATCTGCCTTACGAATTCGTGCGCGAAGCCGGGCAGGGCGGCATGGTGTCCTTGCAGACGCGCGCCGGCGTGAAGACGCCCGTCGAGATCAGCGCCGAGATTCTCGCCACGCTGCGCTTTCGCGCCGAAGACAGCTTCGACGACGATCTCTATGGCGCGGTCATCACCGTGCCCGCGTACTTCGACGATGCCCAGCGCCAGGCGACCAAGGATGCGGCCCAACTCGCCGGTATCCACCTGCTGCGCCTGATCAACGAGCCGACTGCGGCGGCCATTGCCTATGGGCTGGACAATGCCAGCGAAGGCGTCTATGCGGTCTACGACCTCGGCGGCGGCACGTTCGACATCTCCATCCTGCGCCTCACGCAAGGCGTGTTTGAGGTCATCGCCACGGGCGGCGACTCGGCGCTGGGCGGCGACGACTACGACGCCGCGCTGGTGCAGTGGGTGCTGGAGCAGCGCGGCGCGCAGGCGCAGACGGCCGAAGACAAGGCCGCACTGCGGCTGGCCGCACGCCGCTGCAAGGAAGCGCTCACGGATGCGCCTGGTGCGGTCTTCCGCGCCGAGCTGGCCTCTGGCGTGCTGGAGCTCGAAGTCACGCGCGCCCAGTTCGATGCGGTGACGCAGGCGCTGACCGCGCGTTCGCTGGCCGCCGTGCGCCGTGCGCTGCGCGATGCCGATCTTGCCAAGGATGAAGTGCAGGGCGTGGTCATGGTCGGCGGCTCGACGCGCATGCCGCAGGTGCAGTCTGCCGTGGGCGATTTCTTCGGCCAGACGCCGCTGACCAATCTGAACCCCGATGAGGTGGTGGCGCTGGGCGCGGCCATCCAGGCCAACCAGCTCGCGGGCAACAGCGCGTCGGGCGACCTGCTGCTGCTGGACGTGATTCCATTGTCGCTGGGCGTGGAGACCATGGGCGGCCTGGTCGAGCGCATCGTCGCGCGCAATGAAACCATTCCCACGGCGCGTGCGCAGGATTTCACGACCTATGTCGACGGCCAGACCGCGCTGGCGATCCATGTGGTGCAGGGCGAGCGCGACCTGGTGGCCGACTGCCGCAGCCTGGCGCGCTTCGAGCTGCGCGGCATCCCGCCCATGGCGGCGGGTGCGGCGCGCATCCGCGTGACCTTCACCGTCGATGCCGACGGCCTGCTGTCGGTGGGCGCGAAGGAGCAGATCAGCGGTGTCGAGGCGCATATCGACGTCAAGCCCTCGTATGGTCTGTCGGACGATCAGATCGCGCGCATGCTGCAGGAAGGCTTCGCCACGGCCAGCGAGGACATGCAGGCGCGTGCACTGGTCGAAGCGCGTGTCGACGCCGACCGCATGCTGATTGCCACGCAAAGCGCGCTCGATGCCGATGGCGACGTGCTCACGGCGCCCGAGCGCGAGGCCATCGACGGCCTGATGGCGGCCTTGCGCGAACAGCAGCAGTCGAGCGACCCGGCCGTGGTCGAGGCCGCCACGCAGGCGCTGGCCAAGGGCACCGAAGCCTTTGCAGCGCAGCGCATGAACCGCGGTATCGTGCAGGCCCTGGCGGGCAAGAACGTCCACAGCATTTCCTGA
- a CDS encoding ShlB/FhaC/HecB family hemolysin secretion/activation protein — MPRPAPATAPAGAENLFVRLADIELIDGFPEFSAASRALIAPMLDRRLSVADFYQLAEAIEQLYRDADYALIRVTAPPQQLRDGGTLQLMVVDGFIEKVDLSAVPEASRAVVESLLAPLEGRRRLRNEELERALTLAGRVPGLSLRSALAAGLQPGGVVLAVEGRFSALMGSLSIDNRLSDTLGPWESALQVRLNQPFGRGEQFYGYFAGGVNPARLLHSNAPRRVAGGGVILPLGVNGLALNPEYTLSDTNTPAQFFLPPTRSEFERATLRLSYPLVMQRGNELNITGAFEVANQRNSAPDFGVLLNEDRLRVLRASADWSYATGPAALRMSGTLSRGLDALGARTEADAVASGVPLSRFGATPAFTKLELGAAFAAPLAAGLQSRSILRAQKAFNVLPSAELFSLEGEDALSTFTAGALSNDSGWTLRQEFARPVGWAIGGQELPLAPYVFFAGGKARPKVGLPANGFSRSYGVGLRAALGPVSLSMEWGRRTTQPSALNDTQFFVKGQVQF, encoded by the coding sequence GTGCCACGCCCTGCGCCCGCGACCGCGCCTGCGGGTGCCGAGAATCTGTTCGTGCGCCTGGCCGATATCGAACTCATCGATGGTTTCCCAGAATTCTCGGCGGCTTCGCGCGCGCTGATCGCGCCCATGCTGGACCGGCGGCTCAGCGTCGCCGATTTCTACCAGCTGGCCGAAGCCATCGAGCAGTTGTACCGCGATGCCGACTATGCGCTGATCCGAGTGACCGCGCCGCCGCAGCAGCTGCGCGATGGCGGCACGCTGCAGCTGATGGTGGTTGATGGCTTCATCGAGAAAGTGGACCTGTCGGCCGTGCCGGAGGCGTCGCGGGCCGTTGTCGAATCCCTGCTGGCGCCGCTCGAAGGTCGGCGCCGGCTGCGCAATGAGGAGCTCGAGCGTGCGCTGACCCTTGCCGGCCGTGTGCCGGGATTGAGCCTGCGCAGCGCGCTGGCGGCCGGACTGCAGCCGGGAGGCGTGGTGCTCGCGGTCGAAGGCCGCTTCAGTGCGCTGATGGGGTCGCTGTCCATCGACAACCGCCTTTCCGACACCCTCGGTCCCTGGGAATCGGCCTTGCAGGTGCGGCTGAACCAGCCGTTTGGCCGGGGCGAGCAGTTCTATGGCTATTTCGCCGGTGGGGTGAACCCCGCGCGCCTGTTGCACAGCAACGCGCCGCGGCGTGTCGCGGGCGGCGGGGTCATCCTTCCTCTGGGAGTCAATGGCCTGGCGCTCAACCCGGAGTACACGCTCTCGGACACCAACACGCCTGCGCAGTTCTTTTTGCCGCCCACGCGCAGCGAGTTCGAGCGCGCCACGCTGCGTTTGAGCTATCCGCTGGTCATGCAGCGTGGCAATGAACTCAACATCACCGGTGCCTTCGAGGTGGCCAACCAGCGCAACTCCGCGCCGGACTTCGGTGTCTTGCTCAACGAAGACCGGCTGCGCGTGCTGCGCGCGAGTGCCGACTGGAGCTACGCCACGGGACCCGCGGCCCTGCGCATGAGCGGCACCTTGTCGCGGGGACTGGACGCGTTGGGCGCCCGCACCGAAGCCGACGCCGTTGCTTCCGGCGTGCCCTTGTCGCGCTTCGGTGCCACGCCGGCTTTCACCAAGCTGGAATTGGGCGCGGCATTCGCTGCGCCGCTGGCTGCGGGGCTGCAGTCGCGCTCCATCCTGCGTGCGCAGAAGGCATTCAACGTATTGCCCAGCGCCGAATTGTTCAGCCTCGAAGGCGAGGATGCGTTGTCGACGTTCACCGCCGGCGCCTTGTCGAACGACAGCGGCTGGACGCTGCGCCAGGAGTTTGCGCGTCCGGTCGGATGGGCCATCGGCGGGCAGGAGCTGCCACTGGCTCCCTATGTTTTCTTTGCCGGCGGCAAAGCCCGTCCAAAAGTGGGGTTGCCGGCCAATGGTTTCAGCCGATCGTATGGCGTGGGCTTGAGAGCCGCGCTCGGCCCGGTGTCTTTGTCCATGGAGTGGGGGCGGCGCACGACTCAGCCCAGTGCCCTGAATGACACCCAGTTCTTCGTGAAAGGCCAGGTGCAATTTTGA
- the fdx gene encoding ISC system 2Fe-2S type ferredoxin: MPVIKILPHAEYCPQGAELQAPAGTSICEALLDNGINIEHACDMSCACTTCHVIVRAGFNSLNEAEEEEEDLLDRAWGLEPLSRLSCQAILAQDDVTVEIPKYSINHAKENH; the protein is encoded by the coding sequence ATGCCTGTCATCAAAATACTGCCCCACGCCGAATACTGCCCGCAGGGCGCCGAACTGCAAGCGCCCGCGGGCACGTCGATCTGTGAGGCACTGCTCGACAATGGCATCAACATCGAGCACGCCTGCGACATGAGCTGCGCCTGCACCACCTGCCATGTGATCGTGCGCGCCGGCTTCAACTCGCTCAACGAGGCCGAGGAAGAGGAAGAAGACCTGCTCGACCGCGCCTGGGGTCTTGAGCCGCTGTCGCGCCTGAGTTGCCAGGCCATCCTGGCCCAGGACGACGTGACGGTGGAAATCCCCAAGTACTCGATCAACCACGCCAAGGAAAACCACTGA